A window of Paenibacillus polygoni contains these coding sequences:
- a CDS encoding glycoside hydrolase family 3 protein, with the protein MSKAVQFPFQDTELDLDLRVKDLISRFTLDEKIESMLQYQPAIERLGVDAYKHGTEAAHGLAWLGEATSFPQPVGLAHTWDTELMEEIGSVIGDEARVFYKRNPEVNGLTLWAPTVDMERDPRWGRNEEAYGEDPELTGELTTSLVKGMQGDHPKYYKSIATLKHFLANNNEVDRGSGSSSIDPRNMREYYLKAFEKPFLKGGAQSMMTAYNSINGTPALLHPFVKEVVKGEWGMDGFIVSDAGDVMGIHNDHKYYDSHTPGVVESIHAGIDSITDDADLSKKAIREGLQIGTLMESDLDEALFNTFRVRFRLGEFDPAELNPYASIGEEVFMTEEAKALSLKAAKKQMVLLKNEQNTLPLNKEKLQSAAVIGELGGVVLRDWYAGTLPYKVTPLEAIQKKLAGKQVQYCDANDRIILTSAASGKKVGVLDGENPPVAMNGTAETFILSDWGFGSVTLRAESSGKLLTSDEEQLTASADEAYGWFVKEILHLLPQEDSTIGISTWNGKKVTAPNGGTAALAVKETITEVGTEEKFKLEVVSDGIAEAVEAAKSADTAIVFVGNNPLINGKEEIDRPGLELPQSQQRLIEAVYEANPNTVVVVVGAYPFTMNWVEENVPAILYTSHAGQEIGNAIADVLFGDYAPAGRLNMTWYKSEDQLTHIKDYDIIKSERTYQYFKGDVLYPFGHGLTYASFKYDNLRLSASEISEEDIITVRVDITNVSQVSSDEVVQLYIRANESRVKRPLKTLKGFRRIHLSPGETKTVTFELPASELAFWDVTRNKYCVETGSYRILIGRSSADIQVTADIQVNGEVIPPRNLALETRAENYDDYSGVDLDECKESGSCVRSLEDTSWVLYQGADFGAGSAGFTGRVSSEFSNAEIEIRLGAPNGKLAGTAQVAARGVQGWQTVFTTLTEAAGVQDVYIILPKGVRMSRFTIA; encoded by the coding sequence ATGTCAAAAGCAGTGCAATTTCCTTTTCAAGATACAGAACTTGATTTAGATCTGCGTGTAAAAGACCTGATTTCGAGATTTACGCTTGATGAAAAAATAGAATCGATGTTGCAATATCAGCCCGCTATCGAGCGGCTTGGTGTAGACGCTTACAAACATGGGACTGAAGCAGCACATGGTCTCGCTTGGTTGGGTGAAGCGACGAGCTTTCCGCAGCCGGTAGGACTCGCTCATACGTGGGATACGGAACTGATGGAAGAGATCGGTTCGGTTATTGGCGATGAAGCCAGGGTATTTTACAAACGAAATCCAGAAGTGAATGGGCTGACCTTGTGGGCACCAACGGTAGATATGGAGCGCGACCCAAGATGGGGACGTAATGAAGAAGCATACGGAGAAGACCCTGAGCTTACAGGTGAACTGACAACGAGCCTTGTCAAAGGGATGCAAGGAGATCACCCTAAATATTATAAATCGATAGCGACATTGAAGCATTTTCTGGCTAACAATAATGAAGTTGATCGCGGCAGCGGGTCTTCAAGTATTGATCCTAGGAATATGCGTGAATATTATTTGAAAGCATTTGAGAAGCCTTTCTTAAAAGGCGGAGCCCAGTCCATGATGACAGCTTACAACTCCATTAATGGAACGCCGGCACTGCTGCATCCTTTTGTCAAAGAAGTCGTCAAAGGCGAATGGGGAATGGATGGCTTTATCGTCAGCGATGCAGGTGATGTGATGGGAATTCACAATGATCACAAATATTATGATTCTCATACGCCGGGAGTAGTAGAATCCATTCACGCCGGCATTGACAGTATTACAGATGATGCGGATTTATCTAAAAAAGCCATAAGAGAAGGACTCCAGATCGGGACACTAATGGAGTCGGATCTTGATGAAGCACTGTTCAATACATTCCGTGTGCGCTTCCGACTAGGAGAATTTGATCCAGCCGAGCTGAATCCTTATGCCTCCATTGGTGAGGAAGTATTCATGACCGAAGAAGCAAAAGCCTTATCATTAAAGGCAGCGAAGAAACAAATGGTTCTTTTGAAAAACGAACAGAATACCCTCCCGCTGAACAAAGAGAAGCTGCAAAGTGCGGCTGTTATCGGTGAACTTGGCGGCGTGGTCCTTCGGGATTGGTATGCAGGTACCCTTCCTTATAAAGTAACTCCGCTTGAGGCAATTCAGAAGAAGCTTGCAGGTAAACAAGTACAATACTGTGATGCGAATGATCGCATCATTCTTACTTCTGCTGCGAGCGGCAAAAAAGTCGGGGTACTAGACGGGGAGAACCCGCCTGTAGCAATGAACGGCACAGCAGAGACGTTTATTTTATCCGACTGGGGATTTGGGAGTGTAACGCTGCGAGCGGAATCGAGCGGCAAGTTACTTACATCTGACGAAGAGCAGTTAACTGCTTCTGCAGATGAAGCGTACGGCTGGTTCGTAAAAGAAATCCTTCACCTCTTGCCCCAAGAAGATAGTACGATAGGAATCAGTACTTGGAACGGCAAAAAAGTAACGGCCCCAAATGGCGGCACTGCGGCGCTTGCTGTGAAGGAAACAATTACTGAAGTGGGAACGGAAGAGAAATTTAAACTTGAAGTCGTATCTGACGGTATAGCAGAAGCAGTGGAAGCAGCTAAATCAGCGGATACAGCGATTGTTTTTGTAGGGAATAATCCGCTGATTAACGGAAAAGAAGAGATTGACCGCCCGGGTCTTGAGCTTCCTCAGTCACAGCAGCGTCTAATAGAAGCGGTTTATGAGGCGAATCCAAATACAGTTGTCGTTGTTGTGGGAGCCTATCCTTTTACAATGAACTGGGTAGAAGAGAACGTCCCTGCGATTCTATATACATCTCATGCAGGACAGGAGATAGGAAATGCGATCGCTGATGTCTTATTCGGGGACTATGCACCGGCAGGCAGACTGAATATGACTTGGTATAAATCCGAAGATCAACTGACTCATATCAAAGATTACGACATTATCAAATCGGAAAGAACGTATCAGTATTTCAAAGGTGATGTGCTGTATCCATTCGGTCATGGCTTAACGTATGCTAGTTTCAAGTATGACAATCTTAGACTGAGTGCGAGTGAGATCAGTGAAGAAGATATAATTACGGTCCGTGTAGATATTACGAATGTTAGCCAAGTTTCAAGTGATGAAGTGGTTCAATTGTATATTCGTGCGAACGAGTCTCGTGTGAAGCGTCCGCTCAAAACCCTGAAAGGATTCCGCCGCATTCACTTATCACCAGGGGAGACGAAGACCGTTACCTTTGAATTACCGGCTTCTGAGCTTGCCTTCTGGGATGTAACGCGAAACAAATACTGTGTAGAGACAGGCAGCTATCGTATTCTGATTGGAAGATCATCTGCAGATATTCAGGTTACCGCTGACATTCAGGTGAATGGTGAGGTGATCCCTCCTCGGAATCTGGCACTTGAAACACGTGCAGAGAATTACGATGACTACAGTGGTGTGGATCTGGATGAGTGCAAAGAAAGCGGAAGCTGCGTAAGATCTTTAGAAGATACCAGCTGGGTACTCTATCAAGGAGCTGATTTTGGAGCGGGAAGTGCGGGCTTTACGGGACGTGTATCCAGTGAATTTTCAAATGCAGAGATTGAGATTCGACTTGGCGCACCAAACGGGAAGCTTGCAGGTACGGCGCAAGTCGCGGCCAGAGGAGTACAGGGCTGGCAGACGGTATTCACTACACTTACTGAAGCAGCAGGAGTGCAGGATGTTTATATTATTCTTCCCAAAGGCGTTCGAATGAGTCGATTTACGATTGCCTAA
- a CDS encoding FAD-dependent oxidoreductase: MWRDTTPLPTFPKLQENLVTDVTIVGAGITGITTAYLLAKEGYKVTLIEAGMILNGTTGHTTAKITSQHGLIYNELLQHFGHEKARLYYEANEEALRFIRSVVTEMEIDCQLSEENAYIYLQAEDEKEQKKMEDEFDAYKQLSIPGVWHDRLTIPVPAVCGISLPNQARFHPLQYLKKLTEELVSLGVQIYEKTTAANLEENEDHVKVFLENSDRHITSKYVVSASHFPFHDPRLYFARMHAERSYAIAIEPETSYEGDMYISIDTPERSLRSVQYGDKNLLIVGGENHKTGQGISTHEHYEKLLTFAGEHFGVKKVYFRWSAQDLITIDKVPFIGPIGGAYNRVFVGTGYGKWGMTTGTVAGRLLTDLIMKRSNPYAELYDPGRFKADPSIKNAIKENLNVVKELITGKVDLSHPKLGDLGTDEGSVVWHEGKRAGAYKDPEGKVHLVDRTCTHLGCEVEWNSGERSWDCPCHGSRYSYDGTVMEGPASEPLKKLDA, translated from the coding sequence ATGTGGCGCGATACCACTCCTCTGCCTACCTTTCCTAAACTGCAGGAAAATCTAGTGACGGATGTAACAATCGTCGGGGCAGGTATCACCGGTATAACTACCGCTTATCTTCTTGCGAAAGAAGGATACAAAGTCACCCTGATCGAGGCAGGCATGATCCTTAATGGAACCACAGGACACACCACCGCCAAAATCACTTCCCAGCATGGTCTGATCTATAACGAACTCTTGCAGCACTTTGGCCATGAAAAAGCTCGGCTGTATTACGAAGCAAATGAAGAAGCCCTTCGTTTTATCCGCAGTGTCGTGACCGAGATGGAGATCGACTGCCAATTAAGTGAAGAGAATGCGTATATTTATCTTCAAGCAGAAGATGAGAAAGAACAGAAGAAGATGGAGGATGAATTTGACGCTTATAAACAGCTCAGCATCCCCGGTGTATGGCATGACCGCCTAACCATTCCTGTCCCAGCGGTATGCGGCATCAGTCTGCCAAATCAGGCACGATTCCATCCGCTGCAATACCTTAAGAAATTAACGGAGGAGCTTGTCAGCCTTGGTGTTCAAATCTATGAAAAGACAACAGCAGCGAATCTCGAAGAGAATGAGGATCATGTAAAAGTCTTTTTAGAGAATAGTGACCGCCATATTACAAGTAAATATGTTGTGTCCGCAAGTCACTTCCCTTTCCATGACCCTAGGCTGTATTTTGCCCGAATGCATGCCGAACGCTCTTATGCGATTGCCATTGAACCGGAAACCTCTTACGAAGGGGATATGTACATTAGCATTGATACACCGGAACGATCCCTGCGCTCTGTGCAGTATGGTGATAAGAATCTGCTGATTGTCGGCGGCGAGAATCATAAGACGGGACAAGGCATCAGTACACATGAGCATTATGAGAAACTCCTTACCTTTGCCGGTGAACATTTTGGTGTTAAAAAAGTATACTTCCGCTGGTCAGCACAAGACCTGATTACGATTGATAAGGTGCCTTTTATCGGTCCTATTGGAGGAGCCTACAACCGGGTATTCGTCGGAACAGGGTATGGTAAATGGGGGATGACAACGGGAACCGTTGCAGGAAGACTTCTTACCGATCTCATCATGAAGAGAAGCAATCCTTATGCAGAGTTATATGATCCGGGCCGATTTAAGGCAGATCCATCGATCAAAAACGCAATCAAAGAAAATCTGAATGTGGTAAAAGAATTAATTACAGGAAAAGTCGATCTTTCTCATCCTAAATTAGGTGATCTGGGGACAGACGAAGGCTCGGTCGTATGGCACGAAGGGAAACGGGCAGGCGCCTATAAAGACCCAGAAGGCAAAGTACATCTTGTAGATCGTACCTGTACTCATCTTGGATGTGAAGTGGAATGGAATTCAGGGGAACGCTCTTGGGATTGTCCGTGCCATGGGTCCCGTTATTCCTATGATGGAACGGTTATGGAAGGACCTGCTTCCGAACCGCTTAAGAAGCTGGATGCTTAA
- a CDS encoding NAD(P)/FAD-dependent oxidoreductase, whose product MDLQSGTLYWPTTVGNAPEYPSLTKDISCDALIIGGGSSGAQSAYRLAKQGLRVVVVDKRTIGGGSSSTNTALIQYAGDKSLAELSASFGEETAVRHLKLCEQAITDIEEACANIEDQADFIRRDSLYYASTAEDVPALKKEYDLLSKHGFKVEYWDDNQIAGLYPFRKAGAIFYSNDAEMNPLKYIYGLFRQVEQLGGRIYCNTEITGKTFEKDTAVFKTKNGHTITAKYVIMAAGYEQAEITPSDNTTITSSYVVITKPVSDFTSWYKRSLIWETARPYLYMRTTKDNRIIIGGMDQDTDQTLSRDAKIGQGRDKLMKALHYLFPEINAEPEFAQGAFFAGTVDGLPMIGRNEEYPNCFYIMAYGDNGTVYNMNLSKIVTDVITKGNSPDLDLYLHTKPKVH is encoded by the coding sequence ATGGATCTACAAAGCGGTACACTATACTGGCCAACAACGGTGGGTAATGCTCCGGAGTATCCTTCATTAACGAAGGATATTTCTTGTGATGCACTGATTATTGGAGGCGGCAGTTCCGGCGCACAAAGTGCTTACAGGCTTGCTAAGCAAGGTTTACGTGTCGTTGTGGTTGATAAACGCACCATCGGCGGCGGAAGCTCTAGTACAAATACGGCACTCATTCAATATGCAGGTGACAAAAGTTTAGCTGAGCTGTCAGCAAGTTTCGGAGAAGAAACAGCCGTACGCCATCTAAAACTTTGCGAACAAGCGATTACAGATATTGAAGAAGCCTGTGCTAACATCGAGGATCAGGCTGATTTCATTAGAAGAGACAGCCTGTACTATGCTTCTACTGCTGAAGATGTGCCTGCCTTGAAGAAAGAGTATGATCTGTTATCCAAGCATGGATTTAAAGTTGAATATTGGGACGATAACCAAATTGCCGGGCTCTATCCTTTCCGCAAGGCAGGAGCCATATTTTATTCCAATGACGCTGAAATGAATCCGCTCAAATACATTTACGGGTTATTCCGGCAAGTAGAACAACTTGGAGGGAGAATATACTGCAATACGGAGATTACAGGAAAAACTTTTGAAAAAGATACTGCAGTTTTTAAGACAAAGAACGGCCATACTATCACTGCTAAATATGTCATCATGGCTGCAGGTTACGAGCAAGCAGAGATTACACCTAGTGACAATACAACCATTACAAGCTCTTACGTCGTAATTACAAAACCTGTTTCTGACTTTACAAGCTGGTACAAACGAAGCCTGATCTGGGAAACTGCCAGACCCTATCTATATATGCGAACTACGAAGGATAATCGGATCATTATTGGCGGAATGGACCAAGATACGGATCAGACACTAAGCCGGGATGCGAAAATTGGTCAGGGTCGCGATAAGCTGATGAAGGCTCTCCATTACTTATTCCCTGAGATCAACGCAGAACCTGAATTTGCACAGGGAGCTTTTTTTGCCGGCACGGTAGATGGTCTGCCGATGATTGGAAGGAACGAAGAGTATCCAAACTGTTTTTATATTATGGCTTATGGTGATAATGGAACCGTCTATAATATGAATCTTTCGAAAATCGTCACTGATGTAATTACAAAGGGAAACAGTCCAGATCTTGACTTGTACCTACATACTAAACCTAAAGTACATTAA
- a CDS encoding YrhK family protein gives MKAKIHTDIDKEKTSRNPSGKKRGFRVHLHRKKNSLVKKRIEIRNRYETAHMASEIVTAILYLVGSFFLFYPDLKVIGSIMFILGSIQMLVRSLIRMSYLVKLKKWDYRDRHSSVEGESQTEEEAYLKSELK, from the coding sequence GTGAAAGCTAAAATTCATACTGATATTGATAAAGAAAAAACTTCACGCAACCCTTCAGGGAAAAAAAGAGGGTTTCGTGTACATTTACATCGAAAGAAAAATTCACTTGTTAAAAAAAGAATTGAAATAAGAAATCGTTATGAAACAGCCCATATGGCGAGTGAGATCGTAACAGCCATTTTGTATCTGGTCGGTAGTTTTTTTCTCTTCTATCCAGATTTAAAAGTGATTGGTTCAATCATGTTCATCTTAGGGAGTATTCAAATGCTTGTTCGTTCTTTAATCCGCATGTCCTACCTAGTAAAACTAAAAAAATGGGATTATAGAGATCGGCATTCTTCGGTGGAAGGAGAATCACAAACCGAAGAAGAGGCCTATCTGAAGTCAGAACTCAAGTGA
- a CDS encoding PadR family transcriptional regulator: MNVNTQFKKGVLELCVLVLIHRRDRYGYELAQAVSQHIEIAEGALYPLLRRLVSDGYCTTYLRESTEGPPRKYYRLTETGVHYMRVLQSEWNEFVDSVSSLLKEGEANE; encoded by the coding sequence ATGAATGTGAATACTCAGTTTAAAAAGGGCGTACTTGAGCTGTGTGTCCTCGTCCTAATCCACCGCAGAGACCGTTATGGATATGAACTGGCTCAAGCCGTATCTCAGCATATTGAAATTGCAGAAGGTGCCTTATACCCCCTCCTCAGACGGCTTGTATCTGATGGATACTGTACAACTTATCTTAGGGAATCTACCGAAGGCCCCCCAAGAAAATATTACCGACTTACAGAGACGGGCGTACATTATATGCGTGTACTGCAGTCTGAATGGAATGAATTTGTAGACAGCGTCAGCTCCCTGCTGAAGGAAGGAGAAGCTAATGAATAG
- a CDS encoding DUF1700 domain-containing protein yields MNRLQFMNRMKEGLVPLEAQERAELLSDYEQHFDMGLSEGKSEIEIAVELGNPEDLIKEALGDRYFQDFQDRELLSQGRVHNEEQIPNNKSSQGSPALPKETSNQGTTARFFRATGLVFLNLLLALPIALTIWALWISVAGISVSGILAPLLAILDFIMVHQQVVLPELFVSLVFLGLGILVGIFALWSMRRLGQWTAGYFKWNRTVLKGEEH; encoded by the coding sequence ATGAATAGGCTTCAGTTTATGAACAGAATGAAAGAAGGACTGGTTCCCCTTGAAGCTCAAGAACGCGCAGAACTACTCAGTGACTACGAGCAGCATTTTGATATGGGACTGTCCGAAGGAAAAAGCGAAATAGAGATAGCTGTTGAACTAGGAAATCCAGAAGATTTAATAAAGGAAGCGCTGGGTGACCGTTATTTTCAAGATTTTCAAGATAGGGAGCTCTTGTCACAGGGGCGCGTTCACAATGAAGAGCAGATCCCGAACAATAAGTCGTCACAAGGATCTCCTGCTCTTCCCAAAGAAACATCAAACCAAGGAACGACTGCGCGTTTCTTTAGAGCAACCGGATTGGTATTCTTAAATCTCCTTCTTGCCTTGCCGATCGCTCTAACGATTTGGGCTCTGTGGATCTCAGTGGCTGGAATATCCGTATCGGGCATCCTCGCTCCCCTACTTGCCATCCTTGATTTTATTATGGTTCATCAGCAAGTCGTGCTCCCTGAACTTTTTGTCAGTCTTGTTTTTTTGGGATTAGGTATTCTGGTCGGAATCTTCGCTCTTTGGTCTATGAGAAGACTAGGGCAATGGACTGCAGGATATTTCAAGTGGAACCGCACAGTACTGAAAGGAGAGGAGCATTAA
- a CDS encoding DUF4097 family beta strand repeat-containing protein — protein MKNAIRLAILCIVVGLIGVTLFGYEFGDKREDYDQKLSFDAANVNSLLVQTEDSTNIVFTSTDDDQVSVHFKGKWNPDTIEQLNQLQPENALLTINTRSKDSFSFFSFSTDFSKNEMEISVPKQKRLSEFTLEIVSSDQNITGLNADRITLTSTSGNLNLNNIKANAFSAKLTSGEVKADQVEVAEAVSFELTSGNVKLSSIEADEITMKLQSGDVKIEDIQGDLKASLTSGNLKINGLTGEGTIRMKSGDIQLVQNTAAGLDIETISGNINVTAASDFAGYFDAQTVSGNVRTPDSLRIGPELIKIRATSGNINITQP, from the coding sequence ATGAAAAATGCTATAAGGCTTGCCATTCTCTGCATTGTGGTCGGTCTCATCGGAGTTACCTTATTCGGATATGAATTCGGGGACAAACGTGAAGACTATGATCAAAAGCTAAGCTTTGACGCGGCGAATGTGAATTCCCTGCTAGTCCAAACCGAAGACAGCACGAACATCGTATTTACTTCAACTGACGATGATCAGGTCTCCGTCCATTTTAAAGGAAAATGGAACCCAGATACCATAGAGCAGCTTAACCAACTTCAGCCAGAAAACGCCCTGCTAACGATTAATACCCGCTCAAAAGATTCGTTCTCCTTCTTTAGCTTCTCCACCGATTTTAGTAAAAATGAAATGGAAATTTCCGTTCCGAAACAAAAGAGACTTTCGGAATTCACACTTGAAATTGTCTCAAGCGATCAGAATATCACGGGTCTTAATGCAGATCGAATCACGCTTACTTCTACCTCAGGTAATCTGAATTTGAACAATATCAAAGCCAATGCATTTTCTGCAAAACTCACTTCCGGCGAGGTGAAGGCAGATCAGGTCGAGGTTGCCGAGGCTGTCAGCTTTGAACTCACTTCTGGAAACGTAAAGCTCAGCTCCATAGAGGCTGACGAAATTACGATGAAGCTCCAGTCAGGGGATGTTAAGATCGAAGATATCCAAGGGGATCTTAAGGCAAGCCTTACTTCTGGAAATCTGAAAATAAATGGACTAACCGGTGAAGGAACGATTCGCATGAAATCGGGTGATATTCAACTTGTCCAAAATACAGCAGCAGGCTTAGATATTGAAACAATCTCGGGAAATATTAATGTCACCGCGGCCAGTGACTTTGCTGGATACTTTGATGCACAGACCGTATCAGGTAATGTGCGTACCCCGGACTCTTTGCGAATAGGACCCGAACTCATAAAGATACGTGCCACTTCAGGCAATATCAACATTACACAGCCCTAA
- a CDS encoding NAD(P)/FAD-dependent oxidoreductase: MDLLSGKLYWPTTVTNPASYPPLTEDVVCDVLVIGGGSSGAQSAYLLAKEGLKVVVVDQRRIGEGSSSTNTALIQYAGDKSFVSLANTFGEEIAARHLKLCEQAIHDIETTCSQLPVDADFVRRDSLYYASYEKDIPALEQELNLLTKYGFHVDRWDEEKISSHFPFRKQAALYYYDDAEMNPLKFIYGLLEAVEKMGGKVWAETQVTGHRFEEDSAVFYTKNRHQIKAKHVIIAAGYENQEFKVEKNAVINSSYAVITTPVPDLSSWYKRALIWETARPYIYLRTTPDDRVIIGGMDKDTAYASTRDSKILHTRDKLMKELFKLFPNLQAEPEFYLGAFYGGTHDGLPIIGQYEEYPHCYVIMGYGDNGTVYNAVLSRILRDVIVKGSNPDLGIYLQNRPQVNET; encoded by the coding sequence ATGGATTTACTAAGCGGCAAATTGTACTGGCCGACCACCGTGACGAATCCTGCATCTTACCCGCCGCTGACCGAGGATGTTGTATGTGATGTACTCGTAATTGGCGGGGGGAGTTCGGGAGCACAATCTGCCTATCTTCTTGCCAAAGAAGGTTTGAAGGTTGTCGTGGTAGACCAGCGGCGAATTGGCGAGGGCAGTTCCAGTACGAACACAGCGCTGATCCAATATGCAGGTGATAAAAGCTTTGTTTCCCTTGCCAATACATTCGGGGAAGAAATAGCAGCCAGGCATCTGAAGCTATGTGAGCAGGCCATTCATGATATTGAAACGACATGCAGTCAATTGCCGGTAGATGCTGATTTTGTTCGCAGGGACAGCCTGTATTATGCAAGTTACGAGAAAGATATCCCCGCTCTCGAACAGGAGCTTAACCTGCTTACCAAATACGGGTTTCATGTGGATCGCTGGGATGAAGAGAAAATAAGCAGCCACTTTCCTTTTCGTAAACAAGCAGCACTTTACTACTATGATGATGCAGAGATGAATCCGCTAAAATTCATTTATGGACTTCTTGAAGCAGTAGAAAAGATGGGCGGTAAAGTATGGGCTGAGACTCAGGTTACCGGACATCGTTTTGAAGAGGATTCTGCTGTCTTTTATACGAAGAATCGGCATCAGATCAAAGCAAAACATGTAATCATTGCTGCTGGATATGAGAATCAAGAATTTAAAGTAGAAAAAAATGCAGTTATCAACAGTTCCTATGCTGTTATTACTACGCCTGTACCCGATTTATCCAGTTGGTATAAACGGGCGCTTATATGGGAGACAGCCCGTCCGTATATCTACCTTCGAACTACACCAGATGATCGGGTTATTATCGGCGGAATGGATAAGGATACTGCCTATGCCTCTACTCGAGACTCGAAGATTCTTCATACCCGCGATAAGCTGATGAAAGAACTTTTTAAGCTCTTCCCTAATCTTCAGGCAGAACCTGAATTTTATCTGGGCGCCTTTTATGGTGGAACTCATGATGGACTGCCGATAATAGGACAATACGAGGAGTATCCTCACTGTTATGTCATTATGGGTTATGGAGATAACGGAACCGTGTATAATGCCGTGCTGTCTCGTATTTTGCGTGATGTCATTGTGAAAGGCTCTAATCCCGATCTTGGAATCTATCTTCAAAATAGACCCCAAGTAAATGAAACATGA
- a CDS encoding aldo/keto reductase: MTNHTKLGKSDLYVNPIGLGANAVGGHNLYPNLNEEQGKEVVRTAIQNGVNLLDTAFIYGPGRSEELTGQVIKELKARDQVVIATKGAHDENNNYKPNNKPEFLKKQVEDSLKRLQTDYIDLYYIHFPDEHTPKDEAVGMLRRLKDEGKIRAIGVSNFSIDQLKEANKDGYVDVLQSEYNLLNREVEKEILPYTAANQITFIPYFPLVSGLLAGKYNKDTTFDDLRKNNPQFQGEQFVRNLDKVEQLRTMADAKQVEVAHLVLAWYLTQPSVDALIPGAKRPEQVVNNLNALDVKLSQAEITEIGQIFS; encoded by the coding sequence TTGACGAATCATACAAAACTCGGTAAATCAGATCTTTATGTAAATCCAATTGGACTTGGAGCAAACGCAGTGGGAGGGCATAACTTATACCCCAACCTGAATGAAGAACAGGGTAAGGAAGTCGTTCGCACAGCTATTCAGAATGGAGTGAATCTCCTCGATACCGCATTTATTTATGGCCCTGGACGTTCTGAAGAACTGACCGGTCAGGTGATCAAGGAGCTCAAAGCTCGCGACCAGGTCGTGATTGCCACAAAAGGTGCCCATGATGAGAACAATAATTATAAACCAAACAACAAACCAGAATTCCTAAAAAAACAGGTCGAAGACAGCCTTAAACGTCTACAAACGGATTACATAGACCTCTATTATATTCATTTTCCAGATGAGCATACTCCCAAAGATGAAGCGGTAGGTATGTTACGGCGTCTAAAAGACGAGGGGAAAATTCGCGCCATCGGTGTATCTAACTTCTCGATCGACCAGCTTAAAGAAGCAAATAAAGATGGTTATGTTGATGTACTTCAATCCGAATATAATCTTTTAAATCGGGAAGTAGAGAAAGAGATTCTCCCTTATACAGCAGCAAATCAAATTACCTTTATTCCGTATTTCCCACTGGTATCAGGACTTCTCGCAGGTAAATACAATAAAGACACTACATTCGATGATCTCAGAAAAAACAATCCACAGTTTCAAGGGGAGCAGTTTGTGAGAAACTTGGACAAAGTCGAGCAGCTTCGTACGATGGCAGATGCTAAGCAGGTTGAAGTCGCTCATCTGGTTCTCGCCTGGTATCTTACTCAGCCGTCTGTAGATGCACTCATTCCAGGTGCGAAACGTCCAGAACAAGTGGTTAATAACTTAAACGCCCTTGATGTGAAACTATCCCAAGCAGAAATTACGGAGATTGGTCAGATCTTCTCCTAA